The DNA segment ATGCCAGCGGCTCGGTCACCAGCACGCGGGGATGGGCACCGAGCGCGGTCCGAACCTGCTGCGCCACCGCCGGATTCGGGTGCGCGGGCAGGACCACCTCGACGTCGGAGTACTTGTCGAGCAGCAGCAGCACCGCGTTCAGCACGCGGTCGAGCGGCTCACCCCAGGACTCACGCCGGTGGGCGGTCACCAGCAGCAGCCTGCTCCGGCCGGTACGGGCGCGCTCGACGAAAGCGGCGACCCGGGGGTCGGCGACCCGCCCGCCGCGGGCTGCGATGTCGAGCACCGCGTCGATCACGGTATTGCCCGTGACGACGATGTCTGCCGCCCGGGTGCCCTCCCGTTCGAGGTTCGCGCGTGCGTCGGCGGTGGGCGCGAGATGCAGCCGGCTGATCTGACCGACCAGCCTGCGATTGCCCTCCTCGGGGAAAGGCGCCGCCAGATCGTGTGACCGCAGCCCCGCTTCCACATGGGCGATCGGCAGTTTCGCCCAGAAGGCGACCATCGCCGCCGCCAACACCGTCGTGGTGTCGCCCTGGACCACCACCGCGTCGGGAGTTCGCTGTCCCCAGTGTTTTTCGAGCTGGGTCGTCAACGCGGCCATGAGTTCGGCCTGGCTGCCGCTGCCACGGTCGATGCTCAGCGTCACGTCGGGTTCCAGCCCGAACGCGTCGAGGGCCTGGTGAACCATCGTCGGGTGCTGGCCGCTGGCGACGAACACCGGCCTCATGCCGTGCGCCCGCAGAGCGGGCACCAGCGGCGCCAGCTTGATGGCCTCGGGACGGGTTCCTGCTACCAGATGGACTTCGGTCACCTCGCCCACTATGCCGGAAGCAGTGAAGTGTTGTAAATTCGCTTGGCAAAGTTACCTTGAAAGTTCCCGCCCATCGGCTCGACGATCAGAAACGGCAGTTCAACCCGGTGATAGCCGCTCTTATGCTCACTTCCTCGACGTTTTCGTACGCGATCGGGCTGATTCTGCAAAGCATTGCCGCTCGCCGTACCATCACCAGCAACAGCATTGAGCGCGGGTTGGTCATTCGGCTCGCGACCGACCGCTGCTACGCGTGGGGGCTGGCCGCCCAGGTCGCCGGCTTCCTGCTGGCCTTCTACGCGCGCGAAACGCTGCCGGTGTACCTGGTGCAGGCCGCGGCGTGCGCGGCAGTGGGCGTGGCCGCGGTCATGGGCGCGGTCGCCTTCGGCTGGCGGGTCACCCGCGCCGAGGCCGCCGTGCTCGCGGTGTTGACCGTGGCGCTCGTACTGCTGGCCGGGGCCGCCGAACCGTCCCGGGTCACCGCCGTGCCGCCGGCGACCGGGTGGGTGCTCACCGCGCTCCTGGCGTCCTGCCTCGCTCTGGCACCCGCGGCCTGGCGGGCCCGCGGCGCGGTGCCCCTGGCTGGTCTGGCGGGCGCGGCATTCGCCGTACTCGCCGTGGCCAGCCGTCCG comes from the Mycolicibacterium litorale genome and includes:
- the wecB gene encoding non-hydrolyzing UDP-N-acetylglucosamine 2-epimerase; its protein translation is MTEVHLVAGTRPEAIKLAPLVPALRAHGMRPVFVASGQHPTMVHQALDAFGLEPDVTLSIDRGSGSQAELMAALTTQLEKHWGQRTPDAVVVQGDTTTVLAAAMVAFWAKLPIAHVEAGLRSHDLAAPFPEEGNRRLVGQISRLHLAPTADARANLEREGTRAADIVVTGNTVIDAVLDIAARGGRVADPRVAAFVERARTGRSRLLLVTAHRRESWGEPLDRVLNAVLLLLDKYSDVEVVLPAHPNPAVAQQVRTALGAHPRVLVTEPLAYPILVATLAASTLVLSDSGGIQEEAPSFGVPVIVLREVTERMEAVDAGCAVLVGTDRDAVLAQACRLLDDADERAAMVSRGNPFGDGRAADRCAAAISWMLGRADTVPTEFRF